One segment of Balneolaceae bacterium DNA contains the following:
- a CDS encoding cation diffusion facilitator family transporter gives MGHNHAHHHRHGSDQTEGRLWISIGLNALITLAEFVGGILSGSLALLSDALHNLSDTASLAISLVARKISGREANRRKTFGYRRAEIIGAFINLVTLVLIALFLIKEGVERFYNPQPIDGMVMFVVAIVGLLGNVITALLLYRSSKENLNIRSAYIHILSDALSSVGVIVAGWLILRYGWYIVDTFLTLVIAGYILLQSYHMLRQTIDILMEGTPAEIDLQELTAGMQRVKDVQEVHHMHVWRLDEQNILLESHVVIDEEDLPRMEVIKSRLKELLATEYDIRHSTLEFEFEPCGEPGQRPCNELETAPANHTVS, from the coding sequence ATGGGACACAACCACGCACATCATCACCGGCACGGCAGCGACCAGACCGAGGGGCGCCTCTGGATCTCCATCGGCCTGAACGCCCTCATCACCCTCGCCGAGTTTGTCGGGGGCATTCTCTCGGGCAGTCTCGCCCTGCTGTCGGACGCCCTGCACAACCTCAGCGACACCGCCTCGCTGGCCATCAGCCTGGTGGCGCGCAAAATTTCCGGGCGGGAGGCCAACCGACGGAAGACCTTCGGCTACCGGCGCGCAGAGATCATCGGAGCCTTCATCAACCTGGTCACCCTGGTACTCATCGCCCTTTTCCTGATCAAGGAGGGCGTGGAACGCTTCTACAATCCCCAGCCCATCGACGGCATGGTGATGTTCGTGGTGGCCATCGTGGGGCTGCTGGGCAACGTGATCACCGCCCTCCTCCTCTATCGCAGCTCCAAAGAGAATCTCAACATCCGAAGTGCCTACATCCACATTCTCTCCGACGCCCTCTCCTCGGTGGGCGTGATCGTAGCGGGCTGGCTCATCCTGCGCTACGGATGGTATATTGTGGATACCTTTCTCACCCTGGTGATTGCCGGCTACATCCTCCTTCAGAGTTACCATATGCTGCGCCAGACCATCGACATTCTGATGGAAGGCACCCCCGCCGAAATTGACTTGCAGGAGCTTACGGCCGGCATGCAGCGGGTGAAAGACGTGCAGGAGGTACACCACATGCACGTGTGGCGGCTGGACGAGCAGAATATTCTGCTGGAGAGCCATGTGGTGATTGACGAGGAGGACCTGCCGCGCATGGAGGTGATCAAATCGCGGCTGAAAGAGTTGCTCGCCACGGAGTACGACATCCGTCACTCCACCCTTGAATTCGAGTTTGAACCCTGCGGGGAGCCGGGTCAACGCCCCTGCAACGAGCTGGAAACCGCACCCGCCAACCACACCGTTTCATGA
- a CDS encoding M14 family metallopeptidase: protein MRHLATVSCVLRTPIPAFLPLLVLLLITGCGTSEEFTGFSYDPEGVTETETRDVRPMHRRTIGIASEDLWVGSEFEGARMSDFYKAGDSLYRVVIRPENAPINNSPWYAFRIWSSEKRELRLQLSYEDGEHRYLPELSRDGERWRRIEASRYETDTAEGTATLRLEVGPRPLWVSAQELDTYGRYASWADSLTGTAAVTRDTVGRSHLGKPVEKLTLDEVSGEAGKPAGVLVITARQHPPEVTGSMAFRAFFEELAGHSELARRFRARFAVWAYPFLNPDGTDRGHWRNNAGGVDLNRDWRPFNQPETQAVRDDLLPLAERRDLRVYYGIDFHSTDENIFYPIERQVETFPDDLTYRWTDAVTSSFPEIDFVIDPFDTSSPIMKNWIWRTFGADAVTYEVNDNADRGELRRVARTSARLLMEQLLEAWESRGS, encoded by the coding sequence ATGCGCCACCTCGCAACCGTTTCATGCGTCCTTCGCACGCCGATCCCGGCCTTTCTGCCGCTGTTGGTCCTTCTGCTGATCACCGGATGCGGCACTTCGGAGGAGTTCACCGGTTTCTCCTACGATCCGGAGGGCGTCACCGAGACCGAAACCCGTGACGTGCGTCCCATGCACCGCCGCACCATAGGTATCGCCTCCGAAGACCTCTGGGTGGGCAGCGAGTTCGAGGGGGCGCGCATGAGTGACTTCTACAAGGCGGGCGACTCCCTCTACCGGGTGGTGATCCGTCCCGAGAACGCCCCCATCAACAACAGTCCCTGGTACGCCTTCCGCATCTGGAGTTCCGAGAAACGCGAGCTGCGCCTGCAGCTCAGCTACGAGGACGGCGAGCACCGCTATCTCCCCGAGCTGAGCCGTGACGGAGAGCGTTGGCGTCGCATCGAGGCCTCCCGCTACGAGACCGACACGGCGGAGGGGACCGCCACCCTCCGCCTGGAGGTGGGTCCGCGTCCCCTCTGGGTCAGCGCCCAGGAGCTGGACACCTACGGGCGCTACGCCTCCTGGGCCGATTCGCTCACCGGCACAGCCGCGGTGACGCGCGACACCGTGGGCCGCTCACACCTTGGAAAGCCCGTGGAGAAGCTGACCCTGGACGAGGTGTCCGGGGAGGCTGGCAAACCCGCGGGCGTGCTGGTGATCACCGCACGGCAGCATCCCCCGGAGGTGACCGGCAGCATGGCCTTCCGCGCCTTTTTCGAGGAGCTGGCCGGCCACAGCGAGCTGGCCAGGCGTTTCCGGGCGCGCTTCGCCGTCTGGGCCTACCCCTTCCTGAATCCCGACGGGACGGACCGGGGACACTGGCGGAACAACGCGGGCGGGGTGGATCTAAACCGCGACTGGCGTCCCTTCAATCAGCCCGAAACGCAGGCCGTGCGCGACGACTTGCTGCCGCTTGCCGAGCGCCGGGACCTGCGCGTGTACTACGGCATCGATTTCCACTCCACCGACGAGAACATTTTCTACCCCATCGAGCGCCAGGTGGAGACCTTCCCCGACGACTTGACCTACCGTTGGACCGACGCCGTCACTTCCTCCTTTCCGGAGATCGATTTTGTGATCGACCCCTTCGACACCTCCTCCCCCATCATGAAAAACTGGATCTGGCGTACGTTCGGGGCCGACGCGGTCACCTACGAGGTGAACGACAACGCCGACCGCGGGGAGCTGCGCAGGGTGGCGCGCACCTCCGCCCGCCTCCTCATGGAGCAGCTCCTGGAAGCGTGGGAGTCCAGGGGTTCATAA